The nucleotide sequence atttatatgcGAGATGGGAGTTAACAAATACATGCTAATTGCTACTATTAGGTGTTGGCCACTTGCTGAAcaattttcttgttttcttcaGCAATTGCTaattaaataagaaaattatCCCTATATATAAGATCACTATGGTATTACTTGCTCTCCTGATGGGAATTAATTGTATCAACAGAGTCCTAAGAGCTAATTCTGTTACTTTTTGTAACTATGCTGTTTGGTTAGATGTAATACTTTTCATTTTGCTATCGCCATAAATTGACTAGTAAGAAATAATATTGCCTCTGCAGTACAGTGATTTGGCTGATAATGATCGTGCATTGATACTGGAAAAGTTCCGCCACTCCAGTGCTGGATGGAATCAAAACAGTAGCCTTTTTCCAGGGGATGGTCTGGAATCTAGTAGTGAAACCAAAAAGTCATGTATGATAGTTGTCACAGATGCATGTCTGCCTCTAGTTGGCATGGGAGAGGCCCCTCTTTCTGCTCGTGTTGTAATTAATTATGAGCTGCCAACAAAGAAGGTGAGTTTTCATGCATATACGCTAATCTCTTCAGCATTTTAGAACGGGAAAATGACCTAGGTTCTGAAAGCATTATTGGAATTATTTACCTTAGATTCTTTAGCATCTGAAAGTGTAACTGAATCATGTGTTTTGAATATAGTCAGacatatatagagagagaaagcACATTCATCCTATTCACTTATTAGTAATCTAGAACATGTTCTGAACATGTCTAACCATTAACCAACTTCTCGGCAGTATCAACTTGTAGCAATGCAGAATGTATAATGTATCTTTGAGTAAATGCTGGAAACAAACCCATTTTATAAGTTTAAGCATTGAACTCTGACAATCTCCTAGAACCATTTTTGATCTGTAGTTGTATCTTACAATTATTTGCAGGAAGTGTACTTGAGGCGTATGTCAACCTGTTTAGCTGCAGGTACCCATTTTCTTCCACTTTTCATTCGCCAACTCACTCTTTGAATTCATAGCACTGATCTAATATGAGCCTGTTCAGACGGTATTGTCATCAACATGGTCGTTGGAGGTGAGGTGGTGACACTTAGAGGACTTGAAGAAAGCAGTGGCCTCATTGTTGCAGAGATGCCCATAAATGTGAGTTTAGCCTTTGACCAACTTTTTTGATTGCATCCTTTTGGTTAACATTGAGTTT is from Zingiber officinale cultivar Zhangliang chromosome 7B, Zo_v1.1, whole genome shotgun sequence and encodes:
- the LOC122007007 gene encoding ATP-dependent RNA helicase eIF4A-like → MRGTGMDHAEATLPSPSPPSSSSFASHFSPGHHFYVAVDRLQFKMETLLDLLGVAGRRQSLPIVICCSSRDELDAVCASVSNLSFISLTPLYSDLADNDRALILEKFRHSSAGWNQNSSLFPGDGLESSSETKKSCMIVVTDACLPLVGMGEAPLSARVVINYELPTKKEVYLRRMSTCLAADGIVINMVVGGEVVTLRGLEESSGLIVAEMPINISEII